A window of Adhaeribacter arboris genomic DNA:
ATACCAAGCAATGGGCCAGGCCAGAATATTAGCGAGCAATACCAGTTTTAGAAAATCTTTCGAGAGCAGGGAGACAATGCCGGTAGTGGAGGCGCCTAATACTTTGCGAATACCAATTTCTTTGGTGCGTTGCTCAATAGCGAAAGAGGCCAGGCCAAACAAACCCAAGCAGGCAATTAAGATAGCAATAGCGGAGAAAAAGGTAAACAAAGTTCCCAGTCGTTGTTCGGTTTCGTACAAGCGGCCAAATTTTTCGTCCAGAAACGTATACTCAAATGGCCGGTGCGGTAAAAATTGCTTCCAGGTTTTCTCGATATGGGCTAATCCTGCCTGCAATTGATTGCCTTTTATTTTAAAGGATAGATCGTTGTAGCCATCCCCTTGCGACATAATAAAGATTAGCGGTTTAATTTTCTCGTGCATCGACTCAAAATGAAAATCTTGCAGCACGCCCACCAGTTTCCCTTTGCGGTTACCGTACTCTACATTGCGACCCAGCGCTTCCCGCGGATTCGTAAAGCCCAGCATTTTTACTCCGGCTTCGTTCAGAATAAAGGCCATGGAATCGTCGGTAGGGTATTCGCGGGGAGCAAAATTACGGCCGGCTACTAATTTTATTTTGTAAGTATCAATAAACTGCTCATCTATACCTAAATACTGAAAAGAAATAGGCGAGGGAGCCAGCGAATCTTCTTTTTGAATCCGGACGGTACCCATCGAATTTAATAACCGATCGGATGGCACACCAATAGACCGGCCCACTTGCATAACCGGGCCGCTGGCCAGCACCTCGTTCCGGAAAGCATTAAACTTGTCGTTGAGTTCGCTGGTATAGTCCATGGTAACAATGTGTTCTTTATCGAACCCTAAAGCCATGTTCCGGCAAAATCCTAATTGCTTATACACAATAGCAGTACACACTAACAATACCACCGAAATAGCGAATTGCAGCACCACCAGCGTTTTGCGTAATGATACCGAATTGCGCCCCACGGTAAGTTTGCCTTTTAATACTTTAACCGGCTGAAACGAAGATAAGAACAGGGCGGGGTAGGATCCCGCAATCAATCCCACCAGCAAGGCCAAGCCAACCATTACTAAAATCATTACGCCACCATTCCCGAAGGTAAAGCGTAACTCTTCCTCTAAAAATCTGTTCAAAATGGGTAAAGTTAGCCGGGTGAGAACCAGGGCAATAATCACGGCTAATAAAGCAAACAGCAAAGATTCGCTCAAGAACTGCCGGATTAAATTAGGCTGAGTTGCTCCCATTACTTTGCGTAGACCAATTTCTTTCGCGCGCAACGAAGAGCGGGCCGTAGACAAATTCATGAAATTAATGCAGGCGATCAGTAAGATAAACAGCGCTACCGCCGAAAATAAATACACGTTGGTAATATTGCCGTTGGGCTCTATTTCTGAATCCAGGTGCGAGCGTAAGTGAATGTCGGTAAGTTTCTGAAGAAACAGCTTGGTCCAGGACGAGGGCTTTACCTGACCATCGCTTTCTTCGGTCATGTGGCGGTCGATGAAAGCCGGAAATTGCGCTTCTATATTCGCTACCGGATAATCTTTCGGGAAAAGTAAATACGTGTTAAAAGAGTTGTTGCCCCAGTTGGTCAGTAAGTTTTGTTTGCCGTAAATGGTACTGTCTTCCAGGGTGTTAAACGATACCAGAAAATCGGGATGCATGTGGGAATTAGCCGGGAAAGATTCGTAAACGCCCGTTACCTTAACGTTAAACTGGTTGTTCATGCGCAGCACTTGGCCCATGGGGCTTTTATCCGGAAAGTACTTTTTGGCCATTTTTTCGGTGAGCATTATGGAATACGGCTCCTGCAAGGCTTTATCCGGGCTGCCCTGACGTACCGGCACGGTAAATATTTTAAAAAATGCTGGCTCCGCAAAGAAAATTTCGCTTTCGTTAAACGAATGCTCTCTGTCTAAGGCCAATAGAGTGTTGGTTTGCAGGGTACGCGCTACTTGCTCCACATCCGGAAAATCGTTTTTGAGTAAAGGACCGAAGGGCGGCGCTACGTTGGCTAAATGTAAATTCACGTTTCCGTCCGGGTCGGAGAAATTACGGGTAACCCGGTAAATGCGGTCGGCATTTTTATGATAGGTATCGTAGCTGAGTTCCTGCCGGATATACAAGGCAATGAGCAAGCAACAGGTAAGCCCTACCGCCAGACCAAATAAATTAATAAAAGTAAATACCCGGTGCCGCCGCATGTTACGCCAGGCAATTAGCAAATAATTCTTGAGCATAATTATTTTGGTTAGATGGTCATTTATTTGGGGATGCTCGTAGCTATTGTCCTAATAACTTTCCTTACTATCGCGAGCGTCCCGCTCGTGAGGGGTATCGTCTGGCCGGTGATAAATCAACTTGTTGGCACGTAGCCAGCGTATACCGGTTGGCCCGGCCAGAGACCTCCCGGTAGTAGGCACGAGCGAGGACGCCCGCACCAGCTGTTTTAACCGGCACTTTTAGTTTTCCTGGTTTATTTTCTCTGAAATACTTCCCGGAATCTCTGGTCACCCATTTGGGTGTATTTAAAATCTTTGGCCCCGTTAAACGCGATTCCTTGTAGTTTTACATCGTCCGAAAAATCAGCGTATTTAAAGTTGGCCAAGCCGTTAAATTGTGCCCGTTCAAAATTGGTTTTGCTGGGGAACTTTGCGTATTTAAAATCGGCATCTTCGGTAAAAACAGCCTGGCTGAAATTGGTGCCCGCCGGAAAATGAACGTATTTAAAAACGGCGCCGTCGGTGAACTTTACTTTACTAAAATCCGGGGCTTGTTCAAATTTGGTGTATTTAAAGAAAGCTTCGTCTTTAAACTGGCTGCCGGCAAAAGAAACTTCTTCTTTAAACTGGCTGTATTTAAAAGTAGTTTCCTGCTCAAAAGTACAGTTCTCAAAACGCACTGCTTTATCGAAATTAGTATTATAAGTTTCGTTTTTCTTGTCGCTGTTATTGAAGTACATAATGCCCTGGTCCGGATTAAAGTAGGCTAGTACTTTGCCGCTAAAGGTACAGTTCGAGAAAGTTAGCGGAGCGGTAACGGTGCTGATGTATTCCTTCGTAGTAGGGTCATTGTCCTCATTCGTGAATTTTTTTAACTTTTTATTCGCCAGTTGAGTTAGGTCGAGATGGCCGGTTATTTCGGCATTTTTGTACGTTACGGTCTCACCGCGGTTTATCTGCGCGATAATGTCGGCAGCGGCAACTTTTGTTTGGGCTACTACACTGCCACTGCCCGAAACTATAATAATGATCAGGAGAACAAACACTAACTTTTTCATGGCTTTAATTTTTTATAGATGATGAGATGCGATTGGCTGTAAAGGGTAACTGCCCCTTCCGGAAAAGGTAACAGCCTTTCATAATTAATTTTTCACTCGTTTCGTAAGGCTTTTACCGGGTTGTCTAAAGCGGCTTTAATGGCTTGAAAACTAATGGTTAGTAAGGCTATAAGTAAGGCGGCTCCGCCTGCCAGCCCAAAAATCCACCAACTTATATCTATGCGGTGCGCAAAATCCTGCAGCCATTTTCGCATGAACCACCAGGCAAAAGGTGCCGCAACTGCAATAGCCACCAGTATGAGTTGCAGGAAATTTTTAGAAATAAGAGTAACAATGCTGAGGGTGGTAGCTCCTAAAACTTTACGGATGCCAATTTCTTTGGTACGTTGAGCAATCGTGAACGTAGTTAATCCAAATAATCCCAGGCAGGCCAGCAGCACGGTAAGGCCCGTAAATACACTGAAAATATTAGCTAGTCGGTCTTCGGCTTTATACTGGGCATTAAAGGCATCGTCCAGAAAAGTATAAGTAAATGGTGTTTTTTGGTCGAATTGCTGATACATTTTTTCCATTGCTTCCAGGGTTGAGGGCAGATTGGTACGGGAATTAATACGCGCGAATAAACAGCCGCCAACGGCTCCCCAGACATTAGAAGTATCAGGGGCAATTACCAAACCTAAAGGCTGATTTTCGTGCACCAGCGAACCAAAGACAAAATTTTTAACTAACCCAGCTACTTCATAGTCTCCTCCTCCCGGCATGTTAATGAAGCTACCCACCGGATTAGCCGGTAAACCTAATTTATTTAGCGCTAACTCATTTAATATTATTTTTTGTGGCTGATTTAATGCCGTAGCAGAAACAGGTGGAATTTTCCACTGGACTCCTAGAGTCGGAACAAAGTTTTTATCAACCGACAGAACAGGTAAGAGAATATCTTCTTTTTGGTCTTTTCCTTTGGCCACCAGCATGTCGTAACCCTTATACAGAGGATAACGGGCAGTAGCTACTTGCGACACCCCGGGCAAAGCGGCAATCTCTTGTTTAAACCGTTGGTAATGGCTGCCGAAAGTTTCGGTAATCGAAATCATTACTACATTTTCCCGGTTTATTCCCGTATCGGTGTGCCGGAAATAATATAACTGCCGATCGATAACCAGACCGCAAATCATTAAACCTACCGAAATACTAAATTGCGCTGTGGTAAAAATCTGGCGTACCCGAATGGCGCTGGTTTGTTTGCTCATTTTTCCTTTTAAAGTAGCCACAGGGTTATAAGCCGAAAGAATAAATGAAGGATAACTGCCCGCCAAGAAAATAGTGAATACGAACAGGGCCACTAAAAGCAGCAGCATGGTGGAACTGTACAAAAACGATGAATCGATTTGCAACTGCAATTTATTTAAAAACCAGGGAGTAATCAGGTAACAAGCGCCATACGCCAGGCCAAAAGCCAGAATGGTAAACAAAGTAGACTCCACGTAAAACTGAGCCATTATAATTTTGCGGCCGGCTCCAAACACTTTCCGGACGCCAATTTCTTTGGCCCGGACAGTAGAACGTGCCGTTGTTAAACTCATGTAATTAATTAGTGCCAGCAATAAAATTAAGCCCGCCACTAAAGGAAAAATTTTTATGTATTTAGAATTAGCAAAATCACCGAAATTTGATTTCAGGTGGATATCCGGCAGAGAGGTAAGAATAAATTTTTGAACTTCTGCGAACTTGTCTTCCTGTACTAGTTGGCGAAGAGTGCTTTGTAACCGGCTGGTATCGGCTGGTTGCTTTAACCGGAAATACGTTCGGAATAGGCCCCCTTTTACCAAGGGTGATTTTAATAATTCAGCTGCTTCAGGTAGGGCTTTTAGGCTGGCATTAGAAGCTATAAAATCGAAAGTGATGCTGGAGTTGGAAGGTGCATTGGCGGCTACTCCGGTTATTTGATACACAAAAGTACTATCGGTTTTAATGCGTAATGTTTTGCCAACCGGATTACTGTTGCCAAAGTACTTGGTCGCCATATCCTGAGAAATAACCACCGAAAAAGGTGCCTGCAAAACGGTAGCCGGATTACCTTGCTTTAAAGCAAAAGTGAAGAAGCGGAAAAAATCAGCATCGGCAAACAAGAAATTGCTTTCTATGAAAGTAGCGTTGGTTACCGCCAGCTTTTGAATAACCACGCTTTTACTCGGTTGGTGCGTCCGCATGAAACCCGTAACAGCTGGTTCGCTTTGCAGTACTGCGGGTCCGGTACTAAAACTCATGGTAGGAAACTGAATCTTGTTGCCACCCATGGTTAATTGTTCGTGCACAGCAAATGTGCGCTCCGCCTGAGTGTGAAACCGGTCGAAGCTTCGCTCGTGAGCCACGTAAACCATAATCAACATGCAAACTGCCAGCCCTACTGCCAGACCGCCCAGGTTAATGAGGCTGTATAATTTGTGCCGGATTAAGTTGCGCCACGCAATAACAATATAGTTGTAAAACATATGGCTTATTTTTAAAGTAAAACTTACTCGTTGCGCAAAGCATCTACTGGGTTAGCTACGGCAGCTTTTATGGCTTGGAAGCTAATTGTTAGTAAAGCAATGAGTAACGCCGCTACTCCGGCCAGCACAAATACCCCCCAGCTTATTTCAATGCGGTAAACAAAGTCTTGCAGCCAGCGGTGCATGCCGTACCAGACAAGGGGCCAGGCCAGAATATTCGCCAATATTACCAGTTTCAGAAAATCCTGGGAGAGCATGGCCGCAATGCTGTTCACCGAAGCGCCCAATATTTTGCGGATTCCAATTTCTTTGGTGCGGGTATTAATGGTGTACATCACTAAACCTAATAACCCCAGGCAACTAATAAGTACCGATAAGCCGGTAGCCCAGCTTAAAAGCCGCGCCGTACGCTGTTCCGTTTGGTAAAAATGGGCGACCATTTCGTCTACAAACCGGTATTCAAAATCTTCGTCGGGGTAAATCTGGTGGTAAGCTTTTTGGATGGCGCTGATAGCCTGTTGCCAGTTAGCGGTTCCGGAAAGGTTTGGTTTTAACCGGACATGAAATACATCGCCATTATTACCGGCTAATACCAGCGGCGTGATGGAAGTACGCATGGATTGCTCATGAAAATCCTGCATGACGCCCACAATGGGTAACTTCTTATCGTTGTAGCTGAGTTGTTTGCCAATTGCCTCTTCCGGGTTTTTAAAGCCTAATAATTTAGCATAAGTAGCATTAATCAGAAATTCTTTGATACTATCGCTGGCCTGAATGTTTCGGCCGGCTAGTAGTTTTATTTTATACACCTGAATGTAGTTCGGGTCGCCCCAGCGTATTTGCACCGGGTCTTTTATTTCGGGCTTGGGAGCATAGGAGATATTGGTAAAAGCGGGACCTTCCTCAATTGGGGCCAGAAAGCCGGTACTGGCTAATTCTATGGCGGGGATAGCGTTTATTTCGTTTAATAATTGTTGCCGGTGGGTAGTAACGGTATCGCGGGGCAGGAAGAAAGTAATAATGCCCTCTTTGTTGAAACCTAATTCGGTGTGCAAAGAATAATTAATTTGTTTGCTCATGATTAAAGTAGCCACCACAAAAATCTGCGCAATAGCGAACTGCGAAACGGTTAAGGCTTTCCGGATCCATACTTGTTTAATTTCGTTACCACTAACAAAGGATTGCGCTTTTAAAACTTTAATAGGTTGATAACCGGATAAAACGAAGGCGGGGTATAAGCCCGATAGAAAGCTTACCAGTACCGTGAGCAGGAATAAAAACAAAAATATAGCTGGTTGCCGGAGCGACTGGGCCTGTAACCCGGCCGGAATGAAATCGGCAAATAATTTTAGCAGGGCAGGGGCTAAGCAAAAAGATACAATTGTGGCTAGCAAGGTTAAGACAAAGGTTTCTCCCAGAAATTGCATTATTAGTTGCTTTCGGGAACTGCCCATGGCTTTCCGGATGCCGATTTCTTTGGCGCGCCGCGCCGCATTAGCAGTAGTAAGATTAATAAAGTTAATGCAAGCCAGCAACAACAAAAAGCCCGCCACCGCGAACAAGCCGTACAAAACAGATTTAGGTACTACTCTTTGATTAAAACCAGAATAATCTTTATTAAAATGAAGATCGCTTAAAGGCTGTAACTGAAAGCGCATGGTGTTCGCTTTATCTTTATTGGCGTCTTTATTATATTTTTTTAAAAGAGCAACTAATTGGTTTTCTACGTTGACAGCCTTGTTGTTTGGAGCCAGTTTTACGTACACTTGTGAATAAGCCATCCAATCGTTCCAGACCTGCATCATAAAATTATCCTGCAAGTGGGTTTGGGCAATGGTGGCAAATGAGATAAATTCTACGGCCTCGAAGGAAGTAGTTTTATTTAAATCCTGCACAATGCCCGAAACAGTGGCGGTAAAATCATCCTGATATTTTATTTCTTTTCCCAGAATATCCGGCAGGTCTTCCGTAGGGAAATATTGCCTGGCCCGGCTTTCGGTGAGTACTACGGTAAATGGGTTTTTGAGCGCCGTAGCCGGCGAACCAGTTAGCCACTGAAAGGGCAGCATGGAAAAATACGGAGAGTTGGTAAATATGATACCGGCTTGTTTTTTTAAAATTAAAGGTTCGGCGGCACCTTCTCTTTGGATACTTACTTTAGCCGTGGCATCGCCCTGAAATTGCATTACGGGTACAACTAATTCCAGACCGGAAACCTCCTGTTGCAGCGCCTGGCTCAAAGGTGCCGGAACGGCGGCGCTATGGCCTTCGTCGCCGTTAAATTTAGCATCCATTACTACGCGGTAAACCCGGTCGGAATTAGGTACGAAATTATCGTAACTAAACTCGTAATGCGCAATCAAGAAAATAATTAATGAGGCGCTAATACCAATAGATAAGCCGAGTACATTAATAGCGGTAAAAGCCTTATGGCGGATAAATAATCTAAAGGCTGTTCTTAAATAGTTCCGGAACATAATCGTGTAGGTTTAAAATATCAGAACCTTGATTGCTATGAATTTTGAATGAGTGGAAGATAGAATGAGTGAGTTTTGAATGAGTGAATGAGTGAATAATTAGACACTTAACGGACTACTAGCTTAATTATGGGTAAATGGTATTTATAACTTTGAAAATCAAAACTTACCTGTTTCATTATTCTACATTTAAGCATCCACTCATTCACTCATTCAAAACTCACTCATTCCAACATTCACTCATTCAAAACTCACTCATTCAAAACTCACTCATTCTATCATCCACTCATTCAAAATTCACTCACTCCGCAACGCTACAACCGGGTTGGCTACGGCGGCTTTAATCGCCTGGAAGCTAATGGTTACCAAAGCAATCAACAGAGCCCCAAAACCGGCTATGGCAAACATCCACCAGCCAATCGGAATACGGTATTCAAAATCCTGTAACCAGCGCTGCATTACCCACCAGGCGAGCGGCCAGGCGAATACATTGGCCAATAAAACCAGCTTCAGGAAATCTTTGGAAAGTAGCGAAACAATATTGGACAGTGAAGCGCCCAGTACTTTGCGGATACCGATTTCTTTGGTTTTTTGCACTGCCACGAACGACACCAACCCGTATAAGCCCAAACAGCCGATAAAAATGGCGATACCGGCAAATATTTTAAACAAAGCAGCTAGTTTGGTTTCGCCTTCGTAAAACTCGGCCAGGCGCTCATCCAGAAAATTGGCTTCGTACACGTACTCCGGGAAGGTTTCGTTCCATATTTGCTCCACGGTACGCTGCGTTTGGGCAATATCTGTGGGTTTGATTTTTAAAGCTACCTGACGATAACTGCTTTTGCTGGCGAGAATGGTAATGGGCGCAATCGGGTCGCGCAGCGATGCATTATGAAAGTCTTTTACCACACCTACTACCGGAACATTTTTACCATTAATCCGGATAGTCTGGCCAATAGCATCCTGGGCGTGCTTTACTCCTACCTGGCGGAGTAACTTTTCATTCACTACCGCTTCCCGGGCCGTATCGCTCGGAAAATAAGTCCGGCCGGCCACCAACTGCAATTGAAAAGCCGGAAAATAATCTGCATCCCCAGCTATCAGGCTCACCGGGAACTTAGCATCCTCGGTGGCCTTCCCAAACCGGAAATTGGTTTGAGAATTACTACTCGAAGAAGGTGCTGCCGAATGGAAACTTACTTTCCGAATGGCGGGTAAGGCCAAGAAACGGTTTTTAAGGGTTTGTAGTTTTTGCTGGCTTATACTATCCTGGGGTACGCTCACCATCAGTATGGCATCCCGGTTAAAACCTAAATCTTTGTTCCGCACAAAATCCATCTGCGAAATAGCAATAAGCGTGGCAATAATAAGGACCTGCGAAATAGAAAACTGCATTACTACCAAAGCCTTGCGCAACGAAATACCACCCACAGTTTGCAAGGTCATTTTGCTTTTTAATGCCTGCACCGGCTGGAACCCAGATAAAACTAATGCCGGATAAAAGCCCGCTAATACCGTAACCAACAGAATTAATAAAATCAGAAAACCTGCTACTTCCAGAGAAAAAGTAAGCTGAAAATCTTCGGGAAGATTAGAAATGGACCGTACCAACGGCAGCACCGCTATTACCAGTAAAACGGCTACAAATACCGCCAGTAACACAATAAAGAAAGTTTCCCCGAGAAATTGAACGATTAAATGGCCCCGGTTACTGCCCAATACTTTCCGGATGCCGGTTTCTTTGGCCCGGCCTATGGCCTGAGCCGTAGCCAGATTCACGAAATTAATGCAGGCAATAACCAGAATAAAAGCCCCAATAAGCACCAGCGACAGAATGGTACCTTTGCTGATGCTACGATACGTCATGGGTGGGTAGCGGGTATCGAAGTGTAAGTCGGATAAGGCTTGTAATTTGTAAATGTGGTTCCGGTCGTCGGGATGATGTTTCTTTAAGAAAGAGCCTAACGAACGATTAAACTGCGACGAGGATTGATTTTTGGGCAGCACCAAATAACATTGCGTACTGCTCCAAATACTACCCCAATTGGTAAATTCGCCGGCATCCAAAATGCGGCGGATGGTTGGGAAAGAAACAGCTATTCTTAAGGGAAAGTCGGTATTATCCGGTAAATCCTCCAGAATGCCATTTACTTGCAGAAGTTGTTTGTTATCGAGCTTAATAAACTTACCCAAAGCCTTTTGCCACGTACCAAAATATTTTTCGGCGGTGGAGCGGGTTAAAGCAACTACATTCGGTTCGGCTAAAACTTTCCGGGGATCTCCGGCGAGCCATTTATAATCAAAAATTTGAAAGAACTCGGGCTCGGTAAAAATTACTCCAAGTTCTTCCTTAAACTTTTTATCAATGGCGCCTTGCTCATCTAAAACGGTAATTTGGGAGTTATAACCCTCAAAAACCGTCGTTACTTTCTCTAGCTGCGGATAATCGGTTTTTATGGCCGGGACAAACGGGAAAGGTACGCCTACCTGGTAATCTTTACCCGCCTCGTGGGTAAACTCGTTTACTACCCGGTAAATCCGGTCATATTTTTTATGAAATGTATCAAAGCTCAATTCAAAGCGAACAATCAAAAATATAAGCACCGCAACGGCCACGCCTACCGACAAGCCGGCAATGTTCAACAGCGAAAAAGCTTTGTTCCGCAGCAAATTCCGGCAAGCAATTTTGAAGTAATTGAGCAGCATATTGTAAGCTATTACTGTAGCCTCTTTATTTTAGCTCGAAAGAAAAATGCCATCTTTATAACCGGTTAATAACCAATTATTTATTAAGCAAAAAGATTATGCGAAAGCTAAAAATGTCCGGTTTTGATACAATAAATTGTCCGGTTCCAGAACAACGAAAGTACCAGATTGGACCGGTGTTCTTTTGGAATTATAAGTATTTCGGATTGCTTTTTTGTAGTAGATTTAATTCCTTGTAAGTTGCGCAAAGCATATTATATTGGAAAGCTTGA
This region includes:
- a CDS encoding ABC transporter permease, producing MLLNYFKIACRNLLRNKAFSLLNIAGLSVGVAVAVLIFLIVRFELSFDTFHKKYDRIYRVVNEFTHEAGKDYQVGVPFPFVPAIKTDYPQLEKVTTVFEGYNSQITVLDEQGAIDKKFKEELGVIFTEPEFFQIFDYKWLAGDPRKVLAEPNVVALTRSTAEKYFGTWQKALGKFIKLDNKQLLQVNGILEDLPDNTDFPLRIAVSFPTIRRILDAGEFTNWGSIWSSTQCYLVLPKNQSSSQFNRSLGSFLKKHHPDDRNHIYKLQALSDLHFDTRYPPMTYRSISKGTILSLVLIGAFILVIACINFVNLATAQAIGRAKETGIRKVLGSNRGHLIVQFLGETFFIVLLAVFVAVLLVIAVLPLVRSISNLPEDFQLTFSLEVAGFLILLILLVTVLAGFYPALVLSGFQPVQALKSKMTLQTVGGISLRKALVVMQFSISQVLIIATLIAISQMDFVRNKDLGFNRDAILMVSVPQDSISQQKLQTLKNRFLALPAIRKVSFHSAAPSSSSNSQTNFRFGKATEDAKFPVSLIAGDADYFPAFQLQLVAGRTYFPSDTAREAVVNEKLLRQVGVKHAQDAIGQTIRINGKNVPVVGVVKDFHNASLRDPIAPITILASKSSYRQVALKIKPTDIAQTQRTVEQIWNETFPEYVYEANFLDERLAEFYEGETKLAALFKIFAGIAIFIGCLGLYGLVSFVAVQKTKEIGIRKVLGASLSNIVSLLSKDFLKLVLLANVFAWPLAWWVMQRWLQDFEYRIPIGWWMFAIAGFGALLIALVTISFQAIKAAVANPVVALRSE
- a CDS encoding ABC transporter permease, whose product is MFRNYLRTAFRLFIRHKAFTAINVLGLSIGISASLIIFLIAHYEFSYDNFVPNSDRVYRVVMDAKFNGDEGHSAAVPAPLSQALQQEVSGLELVVPVMQFQGDATAKVSIQREGAAEPLILKKQAGIIFTNSPYFSMLPFQWLTGSPATALKNPFTVVLTESRARQYFPTEDLPDILGKEIKYQDDFTATVSGIVQDLNKTTSFEAVEFISFATIAQTHLQDNFMMQVWNDWMAYSQVYVKLAPNNKAVNVENQLVALLKKYNKDANKDKANTMRFQLQPLSDLHFNKDYSGFNQRVVPKSVLYGLFAVAGFLLLLACINFINLTTANAARRAKEIGIRKAMGSSRKQLIMQFLGETFVLTLLATIVSFCLAPALLKLFADFIPAGLQAQSLRQPAIFLFLFLLTVLVSFLSGLYPAFVLSGYQPIKVLKAQSFVSGNEIKQVWIRKALTVSQFAIAQIFVVATLIMSKQINYSLHTELGFNKEGIITFFLPRDTVTTHRQQLLNEINAIPAIELASTGFLAPIEEGPAFTNISYAPKPEIKDPVQIRWGDPNYIQVYKIKLLAGRNIQASDSIKEFLINATYAKLLGFKNPEEAIGKQLSYNDKKLPIVGVMQDFHEQSMRTSITPLVLAGNNGDVFHVRLKPNLSGTANWQQAISAIQKAYHQIYPDEDFEYRFVDEMVAHFYQTEQRTARLLSWATGLSVLISCLGLLGLVMYTINTRTKEIGIRKILGASVNSIAAMLSQDFLKLVILANILAWPLVWYGMHRWLQDFVYRIEISWGVFVLAGVAALLIALLTISFQAIKAAVANPVDALRNE
- a CDS encoding ABC transporter permease; amino-acid sequence: MFYNYIVIAWRNLIRHKLYSLINLGGLAVGLAVCMLIMVYVAHERSFDRFHTQAERTFAVHEQLTMGGNKIQFPTMSFSTGPAVLQSEPAVTGFMRTHQPSKSVVIQKLAVTNATFIESNFLFADADFFRFFTFALKQGNPATVLQAPFSVVISQDMATKYFGNSNPVGKTLRIKTDSTFVYQITGVAANAPSNSSITFDFIASNASLKALPEAAELLKSPLVKGGLFRTYFRLKQPADTSRLQSTLRQLVQEDKFAEVQKFILTSLPDIHLKSNFGDFANSKYIKIFPLVAGLILLLALINYMSLTTARSTVRAKEIGVRKVFGAGRKIIMAQFYVESTLFTILAFGLAYGACYLITPWFLNKLQLQIDSSFLYSSTMLLLLVALFVFTIFLAGSYPSFILSAYNPVATLKGKMSKQTSAIRVRQIFTTAQFSISVGLMICGLVIDRQLYYFRHTDTGINRENVVMISITETFGSHYQRFKQEIAALPGVSQVATARYPLYKGYDMLVAKGKDQKEDILLPVLSVDKNFVPTLGVQWKIPPVSATALNQPQKIILNELALNKLGLPANPVGSFINMPGGGDYEVAGLVKNFVFGSLVHENQPLGLVIAPDTSNVWGAVGGCLFARINSRTNLPSTLEAMEKMYQQFDQKTPFTYTFLDDAFNAQYKAEDRLANIFSVFTGLTVLLACLGLFGLTTFTIAQRTKEIGIRKVLGATTLSIVTLISKNFLQLILVAIAVAAPFAWWFMRKWLQDFAHRIDISWWIFGLAGGAALLIALLTISFQAIKAALDNPVKALRNE
- a CDS encoding ABC transporter permease is translated as MLKNYLLIAWRNMRRHRVFTFINLFGLAVGLTCCLLIALYIRQELSYDTYHKNADRIYRVTRNFSDPDGNVNLHLANVAPPFGPLLKNDFPDVEQVARTLQTNTLLALDREHSFNESEIFFAEPAFFKIFTVPVRQGSPDKALQEPYSIMLTEKMAKKYFPDKSPMGQVLRMNNQFNVKVTGVYESFPANSHMHPDFLVSFNTLEDSTIYGKQNLLTNWGNNSFNTYLLFPKDYPVANIEAQFPAFIDRHMTEESDGQVKPSSWTKLFLQKLTDIHLRSHLDSEIEPNGNITNVYLFSAVALFILLIACINFMNLSTARSSLRAKEIGLRKVMGATQPNLIRQFLSESLLFALLAVIIALVLTRLTLPILNRFLEEELRFTFGNGGVMILVMVGLALLVGLIAGSYPALFLSSFQPVKVLKGKLTVGRNSVSLRKTLVVLQFAISVVLLVCTAIVYKQLGFCRNMALGFDKEHIVTMDYTSELNDKFNAFRNEVLASGPVMQVGRSIGVPSDRLLNSMGTVRIQKEDSLAPSPISFQYLGIDEQFIDTYKIKLVAGRNFAPREYPTDDSMAFILNEAGVKMLGFTNPREALGRNVEYGNRKGKLVGVLQDFHFESMHEKIKPLIFIMSQGDGYNDLSFKIKGNQLQAGLAHIEKTWKQFLPHRPFEYTFLDEKFGRLYETEQRLGTLFTFFSAIAILIACLGLFGLASFAIEQRTKEIGIRKVLGASTTGIVSLLSKDFLKLVLLANILAWPIAWYGMHQWLQDFAYRTPISWWTFGLATVLAVIIALLTVSFHAIKAAGSNPANALRSE
- a CDS encoding pentapeptide repeat-containing protein, whose protein sequence is MKKLVFVLLIIIIVSGSGSVVAQTKVAAADIIAQINRGETVTYKNAEITGHLDLTQLANKKLKKFTNEDNDPTTKEYISTVTAPLTFSNCTFSGKVLAYFNPDQGIMYFNNSDKKNETYNTNFDKAVRFENCTFEQETTFKYSQFKEEVSFAGSQFKDEAFFKYTKFEQAPDFSKVKFTDGAVFKYVHFPAGTNFSQAVFTEDADFKYAKFPSKTNFERAQFNGLANFKYADFSDDVKLQGIAFNGAKDFKYTQMGDQRFREVFQRK